One genomic region from Torulaspora delbrueckii CBS 1146 chromosome 4, complete genome encodes:
- the ATG17 gene encoding protein kinase regulatory subunit ATG17 (similar to Saccharomyces cerevisiae ATG17 (YLR423C); ancestral locus Anc_4.300) — MKEPDLELFVSNARKTLVEAQVLCQEASMRISGAKGSLSRWQQEVSKIKFMIISLKNQGEFLYKCILKVGIGENLIKKEWSQGLLVDLIDSMKSWQEQLTTRIAQLDGVDNKLVSSDDNGEHVKLGDFIPKENAHILNERLKEIPIIRRQIDNIKSQYSNMMKKVQEQVIQTKLKNLETLFEEKYGPSSTGSIELGESYLLEMTNLEHELVEYLNSLTDHFDKCRLLQSGELQGQNKQELLEIVTRDNSELSSVLVTLRDTIEDVDKLLLKFRITLEKNMADGNQLQTDIQKNVSEFQKYQEYLVIFRDISELISTFRETCLQEIQVTQELCDFYENFEASYYKLTEEADRRRSVAKQMEDLISDCENKLQKLSNDDHKARERFLSLNGDYLPETIWPGKIDDFTPLYSLQYTIKDI, encoded by the coding sequence ATGAAAGAGCCAGATCTTGAGTTATTTGTCTCTAATGCTAGGAAGACCCTAGTAGAAGCACAAGTTCTTTGCCAGGAGGCTAGTATGAGAATATCGGGTGCCAAAGGTAGCCTGTCTCGATGGCAGCAGGAAGTATCCAAAATAAAGTTTATGATTATCAGTCTGAAAAATCAGGGAGAGTTTCTCTACAAATGCATACTGAAGGTGGGAATTGGGgagaatttgatcaagaaagagtGGTCACAGGGTTTGCTGGTGGACCTGATTGACAGTATGAAAAGTTGGCAAGAGCAGTTAACTACACGGATTGCCCAGCTGGATGGTGTTGATAACAAACTAGTGAGCTCTGATGATAATGGAGAGCATGTTAAGTTGGGAGATTTTATTCCAAAGGAGAATGCACATATTCTGAATGAGAGATTAAAAGAAATACCGATCATTCGCCGTCAGATTGATAACATAAAATCACAATACTCaaatatgatgaagaaggttcAAGAGCAGGTAATTCAgaccaagttgaagaatcttGAGACCTTGTTTGAGGAGAAATATGGGCCCTCTTCGACGGGCAGCATTGAGTTAGGTGAGAGTTATCTTTTAGAAATGACAAATTTAGAGCATGAATTAGTAGAATATTTGAACTCTCTGACGGATCATTTTGACAAATGTAGGTTACTTCAATCAGGCGAATTACAAGGCCAGAATAAACAAGAATTACTGGAAATTGTGACGAGAGACAATAGCGAGTTGAGTTCCGTTTTGGTGACATTAAGAGACACTATAGAAGATGTCGATAAATTACTCCTAAAATTCAGAATTACTTTAGAGAAGAATATGGCTGATGGGAACCAGCTTCAAACTGATATACAAAAAAATGTGAGCGAGTTCCAAAAATATCAGGAATACCTTGTAATCTTTAGGGATATCTCTGAACTGATATCCACTTTTAGGGAAACTTGCCTGCAGGAGATTCAAGTTACGCAGGAATTATGTGACTTTTATGAAAACTTTGAGGCCAGTTACTATAAGCTAACTGAGGAAGCAGATCGCAGGCGTTCTGTCGCTAAGCAAATGGAAGATTTGATATCTGACTGTGAAaacaaattacaaaaaTTGAGTAATGATGACCACAAAGCTCGTGAGAGGTTCCTGTCACTAAACGGAGATTACTTGCCAGAGACCATTTGGCCAGGTAAAATTGATGACTTTACGCCCCTATATTCATTGCAATATACCATCAAGGACATCTAA
- the PAM16 gene encoding import motor complex subunit PAM16 (similar to Saccharomyces cerevisiae PAM16 (YJL104W); ancestral locus Anc_1.257) → MAHRAFIQVVITGASVFGKAFAEAYRQAASQTVKQGANAARAGSASAEYGGITLDESSKILNMEDKENLNLDKINQRFKYLFDVNDAEKGGSFYLQSKIYRAAERLKWELAQQEKAEQPPNTSQKGTDPSKQ, encoded by the coding sequence ATGGCTCATAGGGCATTCATACAAGTGGTCATTACGGGAGCAAGTGTCTTTGGTAAGGCATTTGCTGAAGCCTATAGACAAGCCGCATCGCAGACTGTCAAGCAAGGTGCTAATGCAGCTCGTGCCGGTTCAGCTAGTGCTGAATATGGTGGCATAACTCTCGATGAGAGTTCTAAGATTTTGAATATGGAAGATAAGGAGAATTTAAACTTGGATAAAATCAATCAGAGGTTTAAGTATCTGTTCGATGTCAACGATGCCGAGAAAGGTGGTAGTTTCTATCTTCAAAGTAAGATCTACAGAGCTGCTGAAAGGCTCAAATGGGAGTTGGCACAACAAGAGAAAGCAGAACAGCCTCCGAATACAAGCCAAAAGGGCACTGATCCGTCCAAACAATAA
- the IME2 gene encoding protein kinase IME2 (similar to Saccharomyces cerevisiae IME2 (YJL106W); ancestral locus Anc_1.255), with translation MLSRKANKDSVPVTPPDIHNPPSYIPLRSIDGRYQIIEELGNGSFGSVSLARAHFDITQCNGDDSKLYRRTLMNQIDAEHENSICKRQGLVAIKTMMTKLSTLHDYTRVREIKFILSIPANKHLIQIFEIFIDDRNFQLHIVMEAMEQNLYQMMRHRRRRVFSIPSLKSILAQILAGLNHIHDSNFFHRDIKPENILISPSTRYFDKEWLIEGNYTDNYVVKLADFGLARHVTNKNPYTAYVSTRWYRSPEILLRNGYYSRPLDIWAFGCVAVEITIFKPLFPGSNEMDQIWKILEVLGTPHSTRESARTGYVSNGGQWESAKNLAQRINMKFPYVEGTGFQELISSSQLQSLADVVRLCLKWDPNERATTRDLCLMPFFQNTVADLRETPTPITTNTEQALIFAGIDSSRSTHSKRQLIFHSKELDNSHSSRPMNIIDDEPLAKKTFSINEFLKNHTDNVPIDPPPQIDTDSTISENQDDIEFCHISNTFENDHLVQNLPNLTSNTKFTSDSIHNLQKLADDIDAMNKQGDTDLFFNTQHESGDKNYVHYSHQDNGHNQELHLLNNNVLMNSDHSSIQPVNRLLDNMSIDDSFKNNTNMNAIPRSFLLQKDMTNVNHPNDSNNMELTSETNQHFGNITF, from the coding sequence ATGCTTAGTAGAAAGGCCAATAAGGACTCTGTGCCTGTAACTCCTCCCGACATTCACAATCCTCCTTCGTATATCCCGCTGAGGTCTATCGATGGAAGGTACCAAATCATTGAGGAGTTAGGCAACGGTTCGTTTGGTTCTGTTTCATTAGCAAGAGCACATTTCGATATCACTCAGTGTAATGGAGATGATTCAAAACTTTACAGAAGGACTTTGATGAATCAAATTGATGCTGAACATGAGAATTCGATATGTAAGAGACAAGGTTTAGTCGCGATTAAGACAATGATGACTAAATTGTCAACTTTACATGATTATACTAGAGTCAGAGAGATCAAATTTATCCTGTCGATACCTGCAAATAAGCATTTGATTCAGATCTTTGAGattttcatcgatgataGAAATTTCCAATTACATATCGTTATGGAAGCTATGGAACAAAATTTATATCAAATGATGAGACACAGAAGGCGTCGGGTTTTCTCCATACCATCCTTAAAATCGATCTTGGCACAGATTCTCGCGGGGTTGAATCATATTCATGATTCAAATTTCTTTCACAGGGATATCAAGCCAGAGAATATCCTGATTTCACCAAGCACAAGGtattttgataaagaatGGCTAATCGAGGGCAACTATACCGATAATTATGTCGTAAAATTGGCAGATTTTGGTTTAGCGCGTCATGTTACAAATAAGAATCCATATACGGCCTATGTGTCTACTCGTTGGTATCGGTCACCTGAGATTTTGCTGAGAAATGGTTACTATTCAAGGCCTTTAGATATTTGGGCATTTGGTTGTGTTGCAGTTGAAAtaacaatcttcaaaccttTGTTCCCAGGTTCAAACGAAATGGatcaaatttggaaaatcTTGGAAGTACTGGGTACTCCTCACTCCACCAGGGAGAGTGCTAGAACTGGTTACGTATCGAATGGAGGGCAATGGGAATCAGCCAAAAACCTTGCCCAAAGGATAAATATGAAATTTCCTTACGTCGAAGGTACAGGATTTCAAGAGCTAATATCTAGCTCACAATTACAATCCTTAGCTGACGTGGTAAGACTTTGTTTGAAGTGGGACCCGAATGAAAGAGCTACTACAAGAGATTTATGTCTAATGCCCTTTTTCCAAAATACCGTAGCAGATTTAAGAGAAACTCCAACCCCAATTACAACAAACACTGAACAGGCACTAATCTTTGCGGGTATAGATTCATCTAGATCAACTCATAGTAAGAGGCAATTGATTTTCCATTCAAAGGAACTGGATAATTCTCATTCATCAAGACCAATGAAtatcattgatgatgaacctTTGGCGAAGAAAACCTTTTCAATAAATgagtttttgaaaaatcataCCGATAATGTACCAATAGATCCACCACCACAAATTGATACGGATTCTACAATATCAGAAAATCAggatgatattgaattttgtCATATTTCAaacacttttgaaaatgatCATCTAGTTCAGAATTTACCAAATTTAACTTCCAATACCAAATTCACAAGTGACTCGATTCATAATTTACAAAAATTGGCCGATGATATCGACGCAATGAACAAGCAAGGTGATACCGATCTTTTTTTCAATACTCAGCATGAGTCCGGTGACAAGAATTACGTTCATTATAGCCATCAAGATAATGGTCACAATCAGGAACTtcatttgttgaacaataACGTCTTAATGAATTCTGATCACAGCTCTATACAGCCAGTGAATCGTTTACTGGATAACATGTCGATAGATGACTCGTTTAAGAATAATACCAACATGAACGCCATACCAAGAAGCTTCCTGTTGCAAAAAGATATGACAAACGTGAATCACCCCAATGACAGCAACAATATGGAATTGACATCGGAGACAAACCAGCACTTCGGCAACATCACTTTTTAG
- the TDEL0D01210 gene encoding uncharacterized protein (similar to Saccharomyces cerevisiae SET4 (YJL105W) and SET3 (YKR029C); ancestral locus Anc_1.256): MSAKGPDEQSLLEDASTLLMFSKTRTASSGNDDKDMQQPHTVPISRAESENVSPGNPRGSLGPASIALLPRDGKDKIRSESVSPTSGGRSNISEKGMVAAAALAAAATVPLPLKPGQRRKTSREEPANESVDSRVMGEWPVPDSYIVDIDSGIISCICGFSDDDGFTIQCDHCNRWQHAICFNIRDIETAPEHHLCNTCQPRKLDPKRARRKQMEKLQRQNRNKNSDSTHRDARNATDPSNDYRRTSSTEINNNEHSNGTGNNNGNKTNNDNEGEESQADYDNMERLEEATEETNVKKRKEDGDIALGNGLKRKKDNALYLSAKDAYLALYLPIEKNEFKDKYAGLFIEKHNDDDWVIPYNKDEFKPIPTAVKPYAELSSVKIFPGFAKLGLYLSEDCSRNDFICEFLGEVDFQKSYLLDPRNHYRIWGTTKPRVLFHPHWPIHIDARLCGNVARYMRRSCKPNVELATIRMPATNELKFVLRATRDIENGEEIHIGWQWDLRHPIWQIINGTATFDSLNDPDKYLLIHSIDIVLGVCDCACGNSNKDCNLQKVKKFSQSLYKTVKSKMNNRYKLNEILNQYQGKKRRQPPILSRMAKEVLENEERAPKVLADYNEKKLAITCGCSARQWWAVIEGSANGIKPYKQSLMDKQDAKYSVDASSSTFDPTKYDESKVADISQLPIPIVLEVPLKYPTGAEIGKRAAPESSANPPDTQAIASDKSASYPSISARAKPEERSHSSSAASLPDLADNSKGTLKKKLSFADYRKKQHR; this comes from the coding sequence ATGAGCGCGAAAGGTCCTGATGAACAATCACTCCTGGAAGATGCTTCAACTCTGCTTATGTTCTCCAAGACCCGAACGGCAAGTAGTGGTAACGATGATAAAGATATGCAACAGCCCCATACAGTACCTATTTCACGAGCTGAAAGCGAGAATGTTTCTCCTGGTAATCCCAGAGGTTCTCTGGGACCCGCATCTATAGCATTACTGCCTCGAGACGGCAAGGATAAAATACGATCGGAATCTGTATCTCCGACTAGTGGTGGAAGAAGCAATATAAGCGAAAAAGGTATGGTAGCTGCTGCTGCATTAGCCGCAGCCGCGACAGTCCCACTCCCGTTGAAGCCAggtcaaagaaggaagacTAGCCGTGAAGAACCTGCTAATGAAAGTGTGGATTCTCGCGTGATGGGAGAATGGCCAGTTCCAGATTCGTATATTGTCGATATCGATTCCGGTATAATATCTTGTATTTGCGGTTTCAGCGATGACGATGGTTTCACCATTCAGTGTGATCACTGTAATAGGTGGCAACATGCTATCTGTTTTAATATCAGAGACATAGAGACGGCACCTGAACATCATCTGTGTAACACATGTCAGCCAAGGAAATTGGACCCCAAGAGGGCAAGGAGGAAACAAATGGAAAAGTTACAAAGGCAGAATCGTAATAAGAATTCTGATTCAACTCATCGTGATGCGAGAAATGCAACTGATCCTAGTAATGATTATAGAAGGACTTCATCAACGGAAATTAATAATAATGAACATTCAAATGGTACGGGAAATAACAATGGCAATAAAACtaataatgataatgagGGAGAGGAAAGTCAAGCTGATTATGATAATATGGAAAggcttgaagaagcaacaGAAGAGACTAATGTtaaaaagaggaaagaagATGGGGATATAGCACTTGGCAACGGTTTGAAAAGGAAAAAGGACAACGCTTTATATTTAAGTGCAAAGGATGCTTACTTAGCCCTGTATCTGcccattgaaaaaaatgagtTCAAGGATAAATATGCCGGGTTGTTCATCGAAAAACATAACGATGATGATTGGGTTATACCTTACAATAAGGATGAGTTTAAACCTATACCAACTGCAGTGAAACCATATGCTGAGCTCAGCAGTGTCAAAATCTTTCCCGGGTTCGCAAAATTGGGGCTCTATTTGTCAGAAGATTGCAGTCGAAATGATTTCATATGTGAATTTTTGGGTGAGGTTGATTTTCAAAAAAGCTATCTTTTGGATCCAAGGAACCATTACAGAATTTGGGGGACTACCAAGCCGAGGGTCCTATTCCATCCTCATTGGCCCATTCACATTGATGCACGGCTGTGTGGGAATGTTGCCAGGTAtatgagaagaagttgtAAACCCAATGTTGAGCTTGCTACGATCAGAATGCCAGCCACCAACGAGCTGAAATTCGTGTTGAGGGCAACGAGAGATATTGAGAATGGCGAAGAGATACATATAGGTTGGCAATGGGATTTGCGTCATCCTATTTGGCAGATTATCAACGGTACAGCCACGTTTGACTCGTTAAACGATCCGGATAAGTATCTTCTCATACATTCTATCGACATTGTCCTAGGTGTATGCGATTGCGCATGTGGGAATAGCAACAAGGACTGCAATCTAcaaaaagtgaagaaattttcaCAAAGCCTTTACAAAACGGTAAAATCCAAGATGAATAACAGGTACAAATTAAATGAAATCTTAAATCAGTATCAAGGCAAGAAAAGAAGGCAACCGCCCATCTTATCAAGAATGGCTAAAGAAGTGTTGGAGAACGAAGAAAGAGCGCCAAAAGTTCTAGCAGATTACAATGAGAAAAAACTAGCGATCACTTGCGGCTGTAGCGCCCGCCAATGGTGGGCCGTCATTGAAGGTTCAGCAAATGGTATTAAACCATACAAGCAGAGCCTAATGGATAAGCAAGATGCAAAGTATAGTGTTGATGCTAGCTCATCAACATTTGATCCAACTAAATACGATGAGTCCAAGGTCGCTGATATCAGCCAGTTGCCCATTCCAATCGTCTTAGAAGTACCTCTCAAATACCCGACCGGGGCAGAAATTGGCAAGCGAGCTGCGCCAGAGTCATCCGCAAACCCACCAGATACTCAGGCGATCGCTTCAGACAAGTCAGCGTCCTACCCGTCCATATCTGCTCGCGCGAAGCCGGAAGAGAGAAGTCACTCGTCAAGCGCTGCCAGTCTACCGGACCTCGCGGATAACTCGAAGGGGActctcaagaagaaattgagctTCGCAGACTACAGGAAGAAGCAGCATAGGTGA
- the SPP382 gene encoding mRNA splicing protein SPP382 (similar to Saccharomyces cerevisiae SPP382 (YLR424W); ancestral locus Anc_4.301), with product MPSEKNCRFFENRMDPYGYSDEDRTEDEGDKKPNFFTNGGTEMSKKYGIGAKLLSKMGYVAGQGLGKDGSGIAHPIQAEQRPMPSVGLGMMSSLGDKYNERYDSSDDEEQAPRSHDVAFEKSDVKVMSKDNKVQDRHQTQLNRILSDLQSKLNLKISPGFLERISSTSFDQKVELERLATSLLNGQERITTIDDRIKILEAEVAELDDEGRLLYDIDESLKKNSTILNKADCIMGLSDTDLVDSLLANILRREYLMQDDIVVPTSENLDQLVGLAEILRYQMDTSSTQLNRTQSTIYKLIFKRFLKFWEGFTVNKEQTNMMISLMLDFEPLLKFISCFDYVLETFIYPKLIRALASWNITGNDEFPPRVWVFDFLVITKLQTRNKLEELAVEKLSNYCDSWYHRDSEVIRKADLLFMQELLGKKYHEVVDSKLLPKFLDQLWEKHFDPLAELEDWESASIEEGSLYYSRMLKRYQYYFSDEVYNTLITAMFNEYNKVLYQWLIYSEQEDVSKAKHWFFWQINAMFRDATPIEIELKEIRKTMALLNDSAHQPIHDESFNLFRRLRLELKEPTETAKTGTYTVQNIPMRKVVPHFKDVVEDFCAENAYVLQKLQGQYTQLPYGVHKDTLAPVFKISRGNSSVDIAMKDDILWVRNDKGSFVPTYLYELK from the coding sequence ATGCCAAGTGAGAAGAATTGTCGGTTCTTTGAGAACCGAATGGATCCCTATGGGTATAGCGATGAGGACAGaactgaagatgaaggagaCAAGAAGcccaatttcttcactaatGGGGGTACAGAAATGAGTAAGAAGTATGGTATTGGAGCCAAGCTTCTTTCGAAGATGGGCTATGTTGCAGGTCAAGGTCTGGGGAAGGACGGATCAGGTATTGCCCATCCCATCCAAGCCGAGCAAAGACCAATGCCCAGTGTGGGTCTTGGAATGATGAGCAGTCTGGGGGATAAGTATAATGAGCGTTATGACAGctcagatgatgaagagcagGCTCCTCGATCTCACGATGTTGCATTCGAGAAATCTGATGTCAAGGTTATGTCAAAGGATAATAAAGTACAAGATAGACATCAAACACAGCTAAATCGAATTTTGAGTGATTTGCAGTCAAAGCTAaatctcaaaatttcaccagGGTTCTTGGAACGGATATCCTCAACATCATTTGATCAAAAGGTGGAGCTGGAACGTCTAGCTACCTCCTTACTTAATGGACAGGAGCGAATCACGACTATAGATGATAGAATCAAGATATTAGAGGCTGAAGTAGCGgaacttgatgatgaaggtaGACTACTAtatgatattgatgaatcactgaagaaaaacaGCACAATTTTGAACAAGGCAGACTGTATTATGGGCCTTTCAGATACCGATTTAGTCGACAGTTTGCTAGCTAATATACTGCGACGGGAATACTTGATGCAAGATGACATAGTTGTCCCTACCtctgaaaatttggatcaGTTGGTAGGACTCGCCGAGATTTTGCGATACCAAATGGATACATCATCGACTCAACTCAATAGGACTCAAAGTACGATCTACAAgctcattttcaaaagattccTCAAATTTTGGGAAGGCTTCACAGTCAACAAGGAGCAGACAAACATgatgatatctttgatgTTAGACTTCGAACCTTTATTAAAATTTATCAGCTGTTTTGATTATGTTCTGGAAACTTTCATATATCCAAAGCTAATAAGGGCTTTGGCCTCCTGGAATATCACAGGGAATGACGAGTTTCCTCCTCGAGTATGGGTATTCGATTTTCTAGTAATAACGAAGCTCCAAACCAGAAATaagttggaagaattaGCAGTTGAGAAGTTGAGTAACTACTGCGATTCATGGTATCATCGAGATTCAGAGGTCATCCGAAAAGCAGATTTATTGTTTATGCAAGAACTGCTAGGCAAAAAATATCACGAGGTGGTGGATAGTAAGCTTTTGCCCAAATTCTTGGACCAATTGTGGGAAAAGCATTTTGATCCTCTAGCCGAGCTAGAGGATTGGGAATCGGCCTCTATCGAGGAAGGCTCACTTTACTATTCGAGAATGCTTAAGCGATACCAATATTACTTCAGCGATGAGGTTTACAACACACTAATCACTGCTATGTTTAATGAATACAACAAAGTACTTTATCAATGGCTAATCTATtctgaacaagaagatgtATCGAAGGCAAAGCATTGGTTTTTCTGGCAAATCAATGCAATGTTTCGAGATGCCACCCCAATAGAGATCGAGCTGAAAGAGATACGAAAGACGATGGCATTACTTAATGATAGTGCGCATCAACCCATTCATGACGAAtccttcaatctcttccgAAGGTTGCGGTTGGAGCTCAAGGAACCAACCGAAACTGCTAAGACAGGGACTTACACAGTTCAGAACATTCCTATGCGTAAAGTTGTCCCGCATTTCAAGGATGTGGTTGAAGACTTTTGTGCCGAAAATGCTTACGTACTTCAGAAATTGCAAGGTCAATATACTCAACTCCCGTATGGAGTACACAAAGATACATTGGCACCTGTGTTTAAAATCAGTCGAGGAAACTCGAGTGTTGACATAGCGATGAAAGATGATATTCTGTGGGTAAGAAACGACAAGGGCAGCTTTGTCCCTACGTATTTGTACGAACTTAAATGA
- the MST1 gene encoding threonine--tRNA ligase MST1 (similar to Saccharomyces cerevisiae MST1 (YKL194C); ancestral locus Anc_4.299) has protein sequence MTIKGIDLGRNTPLLDSMLRQRLTSCRSFGCRMYSTKPAVSTNATTAHDVSNKQRLFFTDPISPGSVFFLPNGTKIFNKLVQFMKLQQEHKYGFKEVVTPLVYRKSLWEQSGHWDNYKDDMFRVEGNDSSKEEYGLKPMNCPGHCLIFKKFDRSYSELPVRLSDFSALHRNEASGALSGLTRVRKFHQDDGHIFCTPEQVEEELAKCLKLVDMCYTKIFPLGKDSQFESYVMELSTRPESYIGELAMWNHAEDVLKGVLERTGKQWELNDGDGAFYGPKIDIKVSDQTGKYHQVATIQLDFQLPERFDLRYKDKDNTYKRPIMIHRAVFGSLERFMAMLIDSCEGKWPFWLSPRQAMVIPVNTRKDDQMKASKELVSYLRHEADAENDTPVPLNSFHFNVDIDDRAEPVGYRIKDALMKDYSYLIIIGDKEVETSKFAIRTRQDRKLEHLTSEEIFAKFSDLERHYR, from the coding sequence ATGACCATTAAAGGTATTGATCTGGGACGTAATACTCCATTGTTAGATTCAATGCTGCGCCAGCGCCTCACATCATGTCGATCATTTGGATGCCGAATGTATTCTACCAAGCCGGCGGTTTCGACCAATGCTACAACTGCTCATGATGTCTCGAACAAACAAAGGTTATTCTTTACAGATCCAATTTCACCTGGTTCTGTATTCTTCCTACCCAACGGTACCAAAATATTCAATAAACTGGTTCAGTTTATGAAATTACAGCAGGAGCATAAATACGGGTTTAAAGAAGTAGTGACACCGTTGGTTTACAGAAAATCACTATGGGAACAATCAGGACACTGGGATAATTACAAAGATGATATGTTTCGTGTAGAGGGAAATGACAGTTCCAAGGAAGAATATGGATTGAAGCCTATGAACTGCCCGGGGCATTGCTtaattttcaagaagtttgatAGATCATACAGTGAATTGCCAGTTAGGTTGTCTGACTTTTCAGCATTACACAGGAATGAAGCATCCGGTGCTCTTTCAGGTCTCACAAGAGTTCGTAAGTTTCATCAGGATGATGGACACATATTTTGTACCCCTGAacaagtggaagaagagcttgCTAAATGCTTAAAGCTTGTAGATATGTGTTATACCAAGATATTCCCACTGGGGAAAGATTCGCAGTTTGAAAGCTATGTGATGGAATTATCGACAAGGCCTGAGAGTTATATCGGTGAGCTAGCTATGTGGAATCACGCTGAAGATGTGTTGAAGGGAGTATTGGAACGAACTGGAAAACAATGGGAGCTCAACGACGGAGATGGTGCCTTTTATGGTCCTAAAATTGACATCAAAGTGTCAGATCAAACAGGGAAATATCATCAGGTGGCAACCATTCAATTAGATTTCCAGCTTCCAGAGCGTTTCGATCTGAGATACAAAGATAAAGATAATACTTATAAGAGACCGATAATGATTCACAGGGCAGTTTTTGGATCGTTGGAGAGATTTATGGCAATGCTAATAGATTCATGCGAGGGCAAATGGCCTTTTTGGTTGAGTCCGCGTCAAGCAATGGTGATTCCCGTGAACACAAGGAAAGATGATCAAATGAAAGCATCGAAAGAATTGGTGTCATATCTGCGTCACGAAGCAGACGCAGAAAATGATACGCCTGTGCCATTGAATAGCTTTCATTTCAACGttgatatcgatgataGGGCCGAGCCGGTCGGTTATAGAATCAAAGATGCGTTGATGAAGGATTATTCATATCTGATCATAATAGGTGACAAAGAGGTAGAAACTTCGAAGTTTGCTATAAGAACGAGGCAGGATAGAAAGTTGGAGCATCTCACCAGCGAGGaaatctttgcaaaattcaGTGATTTGGAGAGACACTATAGGTAG